One Maribacter cobaltidurans genomic window carries:
- a CDS encoding alpha/beta hydrolase-fold protein, with product MKQQIKLLVLAVAFAGNIPLAFGQQSNKVIEDFKPSTKNQPGKEYPQVNSQGYARFRIEAPAADSVRVSLGLGGRGGTKLEKGKDGFWTGTTEGPMDEGFHYYHVNVDGGTFNDPGAKNYYGSTRWESGIEIPAHDQEFYALKDVPHGKVEQILFPSPSTNTSRRAFVYTPPGYADNPDKKYPVLYLQHGWGEDETAWSNQGHANLIMDNLIADGKIEPFMIVMTYGMTNEIKFGGLRNFDINPFQTVMVDELIPYVDKNFRTLADGSHRAMAGLSMGGMETKMITLNKPDVFAYYGLLSGGTYAPEDVDKEDVKLIFLSCGSKERPERIKEATEKLKEAGYPVASYISEGTAHEFQTWRRSLKEMAPMLFTK from the coding sequence ATGAAACAACAAATAAAGCTACTAGTACTCGCAGTTGCTTTTGCAGGGAATATTCCTTTAGCATTTGGCCAGCAATCCAACAAAGTCATCGAAGATTTTAAACCTTCTACAAAAAACCAACCGGGAAAGGAATATCCACAGGTAAACTCCCAAGGTTATGCCCGATTTAGAATTGAGGCACCTGCTGCGGATAGTGTACGGGTCAGTTTAGGCCTAGGTGGCCGAGGGGGCACCAAATTGGAAAAAGGCAAAGACGGATTTTGGACCGGAACAACAGAAGGGCCTATGGATGAGGGATTCCATTACTATCATGTGAATGTAGATGGCGGTACTTTCAACGACCCTGGAGCCAAGAACTATTACGGTTCCACCCGATGGGAAAGCGGTATAGAAATTCCTGCACATGACCAAGAGTTCTATGCGCTAAAGGATGTTCCTCACGGTAAGGTGGAACAAATCTTATTTCCATCACCCAGTACGAACACATCTAGAAGGGCATTTGTCTATACCCCTCCCGGATATGCCGATAACCCTGATAAGAAATATCCGGTATTGTACCTGCAACATGGTTGGGGCGAGGATGAAACCGCTTGGAGCAACCAAGGTCATGCCAATTTGATAATGGACAATCTTATTGCCGACGGTAAAATTGAACCTTTTATGATTGTAATGACCTACGGAATGACGAACGAAATCAAGTTCGGGGGACTTCGAAATTTTGACATCAACCCTTTTCAAACTGTAATGGTGGATGAACTGATTCCTTATGTGGATAAAAATTTCCGTACCCTAGCCGATGGATCGCATAGGGCCATGGCGGGACTTTCCATGGGTGGTATGGAAACCAAGATGATTACCTTGAACAAGCCTGATGTATTTGCATATTACGGCTTATTAAGTGGTGGTACGTATGCCCCTGAGGATGTCGACAAAGAAGATGTGAAACTTATATTTCTAAGCTGCGGCAGTAAGGAACGCCCAGAGCGCATAAAGGAAGCTACAGAAAAATTAAAAGAGGCCGGTTATCCAGTGGCCTCCTATATATCTGAAGGCACGGCCCACGAATTTCAGACATGGCGCCGCAGTTTGAAAGAAATGGCCCCCATGTTGTTTACCAAGTAA
- a CDS encoding alpha/beta hydrolase-fold protein: MKNGIFTLALITLFGYGYSFAQSKNSDGYQPSVTNQPGKEFPKVNSEGKVRAQLLAPNATDVRLDIGGVKYEMVKNEDGLWTGESGPQDEGFHYYQLNVDGASVPDPGTKYYYGAGRWGSGIEIPPSDKEIYVLKKVPHGLVSEKIYFSEITKAWRRCFVYTPPNYLKETNKRYPVLYLQHGSFEDETGWVSQGHTNLILDNLLAENKAEPMIIVMDNGYAYRPEELEKSQSGGRPASAFEEVMMTEIIPMIDAEFRTKTGRTQRAIAGLSMGANQTMRICLNNLDTFASYGGFSGTSNYPSSDAIDTSTFLNGVFDDGVSLDKKMDVFFLSMGTKEPNPFPGSIGAFKNMLDKQGIDYTFYESPKTAHEWLTWRRSLYEFAQLIFKN; encoded by the coding sequence ATGAAAAATGGCATTTTTACGCTGGCGCTCATCACATTATTTGGATATGGATACAGTTTTGCCCAATCCAAAAACAGTGATGGGTATCAACCATCGGTGACCAATCAACCTGGAAAAGAATTTCCGAAGGTCAATTCCGAAGGGAAAGTGCGTGCCCAGCTTTTGGCTCCCAATGCTACTGATGTCCGTTTGGATATCGGAGGGGTTAAATATGAGATGGTCAAAAATGAAGACGGCCTATGGACCGGGGAATCCGGACCGCAGGATGAAGGCTTTCATTATTATCAACTGAATGTGGATGGGGCATCGGTTCCCGATCCGGGCACCAAATACTACTACGGTGCTGGCAGATGGGGAAGCGGAATCGAAATACCGCCAAGCGACAAGGAAATTTATGTCCTTAAAAAGGTGCCTCATGGTTTGGTTTCGGAAAAAATCTATTTCTCGGAGATTACCAAGGCCTGGAGACGCTGTTTTGTGTATACCCCACCAAACTACCTTAAAGAAACCAACAAACGTTATCCTGTACTCTATTTGCAACATGGTAGTTTTGAGGATGAAACAGGATGGGTCTCCCAAGGGCATACCAATCTGATTTTGGATAATCTATTAGCCGAAAATAAAGCGGAACCGATGATTATCGTCATGGATAATGGCTATGCTTACAGACCGGAGGAATTGGAAAAAAGTCAGTCCGGTGGCAGACCCGCCTCCGCTTTCGAGGAAGTGATGATGACCGAAATCATTCCCATGATCGATGCTGAATTCAGGACTAAAACGGGCCGCACACAAAGGGCTATTGCTGGCCTATCCATGGGAGCCAACCAGACAATGCGTATCTGCCTGAACAACTTGGATACTTTCGCTTCATACGGAGGTTTTAGCGGTACTTCTAACTACCCCAGTAGTGACGCCATTGATACTTCTACTTTCTTGAACGGGGTATTTGATGATGGTGTGTCGCTTGATAAAAAAATGGATGTTTTCTTTTTGAGCATGGGTACTAAAGAACCAAACCCTTTTCCCGGGTCTATCGGCGCCTTCAAAAACATGTTGGACAAACAAGGTATTGACTACACCTTTTACGAATCGCCCAAGACGGCACACGAATGGTTGACTTGGCGTAGAAGCCTTTATGAATTTGCCCAGCTCATTTTTAAAAATTGA
- a CDS encoding esterase, with product MNFKNFYLQIFTSALLLTAAPSFGQQANVNLDYNPQKDTEGLIPFSAAVNSPEVHDDRTVTFRVKAPDAKNVELNPGAINTALGKGREPIPFTKGDDGVWSLTIGPLPVDMYSYHFRIDGAQIADPNNTQAAFTAMPPYSTLVVHGDGPAYYDAKNVPHGNVTRHVYHSDVTNGERELYVYTPPGYDSSKEYPVLYLVGGSGELPSNWIYDGRANFIMDNLLAEGKAKPMIIAIPNNQVIHRNHPEHAELTFGIFEKELRNHVIPIVNKNYSTIESPQGRAISGLSMGGRHSMFIGFRSLDLFANFGILSAGDTDAETSLAAFLNNPKVNDKVDYLFVGQGTKEAEGFFNARVKGLVDALNNHNIEHEYYDGGNGGHDWSTWRHLLYYRFLPNLWEDLDN from the coding sequence ATGAATTTTAAGAATTTTTATTTACAAATTTTCACCTCGGCTCTGCTGTTAACTGCAGCCCCTAGCTTTGGTCAGCAAGCGAATGTCAACTTGGACTATAACCCCCAAAAAGATACGGAAGGGTTGATTCCTTTTAGTGCAGCGGTAAATTCTCCCGAAGTGCACGATGACCGCACCGTTACTTTTCGGGTAAAAGCTCCCGACGCAAAAAATGTGGAATTGAACCCGGGTGCCATCAACACTGCTTTGGGCAAGGGAAGAGAGCCCATCCCTTTTACCAAAGGTGATGATGGGGTCTGGTCATTGACTATTGGCCCGCTTCCGGTGGATATGTATTCGTATCATTTTAGAATAGATGGTGCACAAATTGCAGATCCTAATAATACCCAGGCCGCTTTTACGGCCATGCCACCATACAGTACTTTGGTGGTGCATGGAGACGGCCCTGCGTATTATGATGCGAAAAATGTACCCCATGGAAATGTTACGCGTCACGTTTATCATTCGGATGTCACCAATGGCGAAAGAGAATTATATGTTTACACTCCTCCTGGCTATGATTCCAGTAAAGAATATCCAGTACTCTATCTGGTAGGAGGAAGTGGCGAACTACCTTCAAACTGGATTTATGATGGAAGGGCAAATTTTATTATGGACAATCTTTTGGCAGAAGGCAAGGCAAAACCAATGATTATTGCCATACCCAACAATCAGGTCATTCATCGGAATCATCCGGAGCATGCTGAACTAACCTTTGGTATTTTTGAAAAGGAGCTACGAAACCATGTGATTCCAATAGTAAATAAAAATTACAGTACAATAGAATCTCCTCAAGGAAGGGCCATTTCCGGATTGTCCATGGGCGGCCGTCACAGCATGTTCATCGGTTTTAGGTCACTTGACCTTTTTGCAAACTTTGGAATTCTTAGCGCTGGCGATACCGATGCAGAAACTTCGTTGGCAGCTTTTTTAAATAATCCTAAAGTCAATGATAAGGTCGATTATCTTTTTGTAGGTCAAGGAACCAAGGAAGCGGAAGGCTTTTTCAACGCAAGGGTGAAAGGACTCGTAGATGCTCTTAACAACCACAACATAGAACACGAATACTATGATGGAGGAAATGGTGGGCATGACTGGTCTACTTGGCGTCATCTCTTATATTACAGGTTTCTACCTAATCTTTGGGAAGACCTTGATAATTGA
- a CDS encoding glucuronyl esterase domain-containing protein — translation MKKLLYFFIFLSTILVGAQNSDLSRDSIAKYTQQDFAQMKEQLGITIPNRPGPSGNPADPNAANSDENKVVAYNLPDPLTTSKGTQIVTEEAWWKIRKPEIVAQFETEMYGHVPENIPDISWTVVSEKDTTAGPYPVTETLLIGKVDNSNHPDIEVNIELLIGLPKNSEKAVPLVTRFGFITWPFGPPPAEPSSYFMSSYEPLWKQQLISQDWGYAILVPSTIQADNGAGLTSGIIGLVNKGEHRSPEDWGVLRAWAWGAGKAMDYYETNPKIDASKIGIEGTSRYGKAALVTMAFDPRFSLGFIGSSGAGGASLLRRNFGEMVENLASSAEYHWFAGNFIKYASTLTVNDLPVDAHELIALCAPRPVFISVGSPLIEGNWVDGKGMFLAGLHASPVYTLLGKKGMESEEYPVIGQALTSGEVAFRQHAGGHSTGPNWSTWIAWAHKYWKDE, via the coding sequence ATGAAAAAACTACTATACTTCTTTATTTTTTTAAGTACTATCCTAGTAGGTGCCCAGAATAGTGATTTGTCAAGGGATAGTATCGCCAAGTATACCCAACAAGATTTTGCACAAATGAAGGAGCAATTGGGGATTACGATTCCCAATCGTCCAGGACCTTCGGGAAATCCAGCTGACCCGAATGCAGCCAATAGTGACGAAAATAAAGTTGTTGCATATAATCTTCCTGACCCTTTAACTACTTCAAAAGGAACTCAAATAGTAACAGAAGAAGCTTGGTGGAAGATTAGAAAACCAGAAATAGTAGCACAGTTTGAAACAGAGATGTACGGTCATGTCCCCGAAAACATCCCCGATATAAGCTGGACCGTCGTATCGGAAAAAGACACCACAGCCGGTCCGTATCCGGTAACGGAAACGCTGCTCATAGGCAAGGTGGACAATTCCAATCATCCCGATATCGAAGTTAATATAGAGTTGCTGATAGGCCTTCCCAAAAACAGTGAAAAGGCGGTGCCTTTGGTCACACGTTTTGGCTTTATCACTTGGCCTTTTGGTCCGCCTCCCGCAGAACCTAGCAGTTATTTTATGTCCTCTTATGAACCTTTATGGAAACAACAACTAATCTCACAAGACTGGGGCTATGCCATTTTGGTACCTTCAACCATTCAGGCAGATAATGGTGCGGGATTAACCTCAGGTATTATAGGTCTCGTCAATAAAGGAGAGCATAGAAGCCCGGAAGATTGGGGTGTACTCCGTGCTTGGGCCTGGGGAGCTGGAAAAGCCATGGACTATTATGAAACTAATCCAAAAATCGACGCCTCAAAAATCGGTATTGAAGGAACCTCTCGCTATGGCAAGGCGGCCTTGGTCACCATGGCTTTTGACCCACGGTTTTCTTTGGGCTTTATTGGTAGCTCTGGAGCTGGAGGAGCTTCCCTATTACGAAGGAATTTTGGTGAGATGGTAGAAAATTTGGCTTCTAGTGCAGAGTACCACTGGTTTGCAGGTAATTTCATTAAATATGCGAGCACCCTCACGGTAAATGACTTGCCTGTTGATGCCCATGAACTTATCGCATTATGTGCGCCTAGACCTGTTTTTATAAGTGTGGGTTCACCGCTCATCGAAGGAAATTGGGTGGATGGAAAGGGCATGTTCCTTGCAGGACTTCATGCCTCCCCGGTATATACCTTGCTCGGCAAAAAAGGTATGGAAAGCGAAGAATATCCGGTAATTGGTCAAGCCTTGACTTCCGGAGAAGTTGCTTTTAGACAACATGCGGGCGGGCATAGCACAGGGCCCAACTGGAGTACCTGGATTGCGTGGGCACATAAATACTGGAAAGATGAATAA
- a CDS encoding glycoside hydrolase family 43 protein: protein MRKKNTLLAMVFLSLFAMVSFTISEYSTHPPKKNVPIFTKVIYEGNDQVYNDYPLEEGEFYNPILQGCYPDPAITRKGDDYYMVCSSFAMFPGVPIFHSKDLVNWTDLGGVLDDITEFNPHDTGISQGVYAPGITYNPNNDTFYMIVTAFSGGLGNIIVKTKDPMKGWGSPKKLDFGGIDPSIFFDDDGKAYVVHNDAPDKGKELYNGHRVIKIWEYDIENDQVIAGTDEIIVDGGVDITEKPIWIEAPHIYKKDGSYYLMCAEGGTGDWHSEVIFKSDSPKGPYIPAPSNPILTQRYFPKDRENMVDWAGHADLVKGPDDQYYGVFLAIRPNEENRVNTGRETFILPVDWSGEYPVFKNGLVPMEPKLKMPQGVTNKTGQDGFIPNGNFTFEENFSSDNLDYRWIGLRGTREAFIKQTKKGLEITPFSTNIKERKPTSTLFHRQQHRTFSFTTTLEYEPKSEKDMAGVTAYQNENSNYVFGITKKGKENYLVLQKNSKPNWRGETVSEIIATEPIDLNGPIDLKISAEGDEYQFSYAVDGSDFKTVGGTVSGDILSTDVAGGFTGALLGLYATSGNDIILED, encoded by the coding sequence ATGAGAAAAAAAAATACACTTTTAGCAATGGTCTTTTTATCGCTGTTTGCAATGGTAAGCTTTACCATTTCGGAATACAGTACGCATCCACCTAAAAAAAACGTCCCCATATTTACTAAAGTCATCTATGAGGGTAACGATCAGGTCTACAACGATTATCCATTGGAAGAAGGGGAATTTTATAATCCCATTTTACAGGGTTGTTACCCAGATCCTGCCATTACCAGAAAGGGAGACGACTATTATATGGTTTGCTCCTCTTTTGCCATGTTTCCCGGCGTGCCCATTTTCCACTCAAAAGATTTAGTTAATTGGACCGACTTAGGTGGTGTTTTAGATGATATTACCGAGTTCAACCCTCATGATACTGGTATTAGTCAAGGTGTTTATGCCCCTGGTATAACTTACAACCCTAATAATGATACATTTTATATGATTGTTACGGCTTTTTCTGGGGGACTAGGAAATATCATCGTAAAAACAAAAGATCCTATGAAAGGATGGGGCAGCCCAAAAAAGCTAGATTTTGGCGGAATTGATCCCTCCATTTTCTTTGATGATGACGGTAAGGCTTATGTTGTACATAATGATGCCCCAGATAAAGGAAAAGAGTTATACAATGGGCACAGGGTCATCAAAATATGGGAATATGATATTGAGAATGATCAAGTAATAGCCGGTACAGACGAAATCATTGTAGATGGTGGCGTAGATATTACCGAAAAACCCATTTGGATCGAGGCACCACATATATATAAAAAAGACGGAAGTTATTACTTAATGTGCGCCGAAGGTGGTACGGGTGACTGGCACAGTGAAGTGATTTTTAAAAGTGATAGCCCAAAAGGACCCTACATTCCTGCTCCGAGTAACCCGATTTTGACCCAACGTTACTTTCCAAAAGACAGAGAAAATATGGTGGACTGGGCCGGTCATGCCGATTTGGTTAAAGGTCCGGATGACCAATATTACGGCGTATTCCTTGCCATTAGGCCCAATGAAGAAAATCGCGTTAATACGGGTCGGGAGACCTTCATTCTACCCGTAGATTGGTCCGGTGAATATCCTGTCTTCAAAAATGGTTTGGTCCCTATGGAGCCAAAGCTTAAAATGCCACAAGGCGTAACCAATAAAACTGGTCAAGATGGTTTTATACCCAATGGAAACTTCACCTTTGAAGAAAATTTCTCTTCGGACAACCTGGATTATAGATGGATTGGTTTAAGGGGTACACGGGAAGCGTTCATTAAACAAACAAAGAAAGGTTTGGAAATCACCCCGTTCAGTACCAACATCAAGGAACGAAAACCTACCTCAACATTATTTCATCGGCAACAGCATAGAACCTTTTCCTTTACAACAACGTTGGAATATGAGCCCAAATCGGAAAAAGACATGGCCGGAGTTACGGCCTATCAAAATGAAAATTCCAATTATGTATTCGGTATCACAAAAAAAGGAAAGGAAAACTATTTAGTTCTTCAGAAAAACAGTAAACCAAATTGGCGTGGCGAAACAGTTTCTGAAATCATCGCAACGGAACCGATTGATTTGAATGGCCCAATAGACCTAAAAATATCAGCCGAAGGGGATGAATATCAATTCAGTTATGCGGTAGACGGTTCGGATTTCAAAACGGTTGGCGGAACAGTTTCTGGAGATATTCTTTCTACCGATGTTGCCGGAGGTTTTACCGGTGCCTTGTTAGGATTGTATGCAACATCAGGTAACGACATCATACTGGAGGATTAG
- a CDS encoding alpha/beta hydrolase → MGKNIFYHIVLFFLSFSAINAQEIINLYSSEIPNSKPSEIKESGEGLYRNVTHPTLEYFKPNPEKATGTAVILIPGGGYSVIVYQGEGISNAKILAEKGIASFVLKYRLPNDEIMVDRKIGPLQDAQQAIKIVRENAEKWGLNKDKIGVMGFSAGGHLASTVSTHFEKAYIENVKNISLRPDFQILVYPVISMTSNLTHDGSRNALIGENPSEEDIRLFSNELQVNTNTPIAYITHAADAITVDVDNSIEYFEQLRHKKVNVEMHIYPKGGHGFIFKHSSWITPLFDWMKRNQLMND, encoded by the coding sequence ATGGGGAAAAATATTTTTTATCATATAGTTTTATTCTTCTTATCATTTTCCGCTATAAATGCTCAGGAAATAATAAATCTATATTCTTCTGAAATTCCAAATTCAAAACCCTCTGAAATAAAAGAATCTGGAGAAGGTTTGTATAGGAATGTAACCCATCCTACCCTGGAATATTTTAAACCAAATCCCGAAAAAGCGACAGGCACAGCCGTTATTCTTATTCCCGGCGGCGGTTATAGTGTTATTGTTTATCAAGGTGAAGGCATTAGCAATGCAAAAATTTTAGCTGAAAAAGGTATTGCCTCTTTTGTTTTAAAATATCGCTTACCAAATGATGAGATCATGGTAGATAGAAAAATTGGTCCTTTACAAGATGCCCAACAAGCCATAAAAATAGTGCGTGAAAATGCTGAAAAGTGGGGGTTGAACAAAGACAAAATTGGTGTAATGGGGTTTTCTGCTGGAGGGCATTTAGCTTCAACTGTTTCCACCCATTTTGAAAAAGCGTATATAGAAAATGTAAAGAACATAAGCTTACGGCCCGACTTTCAAATTTTGGTTTATCCAGTGATTAGCATGACCAGTAATTTAACCCACGATGGTTCTCGAAATGCTTTAATTGGTGAAAATCCAAGTGAAGAAGATATTCGACTTTTCTCCAACGAATTACAAGTGAATACAAATACACCAATTGCTTACATAACGCATGCTGCAGATGCTATCACTGTTGATGTGGACAATAGTATTGAATATTTTGAACAATTGAGACACAAAAAAGTAAATGTGGAAATGCATATTTATCCAAAAGGAGGTCATGGATTTATTTTCAAACACTCCAGCTGGATTACTCCCTTATTTGATTGGATGAAAAGGAACCAATTAATGAATGACTGA
- a CDS encoding alpha/beta hydrolase-fold protein, with the protein MKKLRIHIGVLAILLMSSIKIMGQDPNFHIYLSFGQSNMEGNARIEAQDTIDVTDRFKVLAAVDCPELNRKKGNWYTAIPPLCRCKTGLTPTDYFGRTMVESLPESITVGVINVAVGGCKIELFNKDGYEDYVKTAPDWMLNMIKEYDGNPYGRLVEMAKIAQKDGVIKGILLHQGESNTGDTLWPKKVKIVYDNLLKDLGLEASKTPLIAGEMVHADQGGICSSMNEIVATLPETIPNAHIVSSKGVPDAKDNLHFNAEGYRILGRRYAIKLLNALRNQANNPIAERHAPKGFDMEKSGITKGRIDSILYDSKTVGAQRKALIYTPRGYSKSKRYPVLYLLHGIGGDEKEWYKNGAPAAILDNLYAEGKLEPMIVVMPNGRAMKNDRAEGNIFAQDKVAAFATFEKDLLNDLIPYVEKKFKVYKDREHRAIAGLSMGGGQTLNFGLGNLDTFSWVGAFSSAPNTKIPEELLPNPEKAKELEVLWISCGNADGLMPFSKRTSDYLSAQDVPHIFYVEPGGHDFEVWKNDLYMFSQLLFKPVDKSLFNKYSVLGLPASTNIRRSSYPQILPDKRVIFKTKAPEAKQLQIDLGKKYDMEIIDDEGFWTVTTDSITEGFHYYSLIIDGVAVADPASESFYGMGRMASGIEIPFKGDEYYSLKEVPHGDIRINKYYSKASRSWREMYVYTPPGYDGSTGNYPVLYLLHGGGEDQRGWAMQGKTNLILDNLIAENEAKPMIIAMLDGNVSSGGLAGFNENSLKAFENELKQAAIPFVENKYRVKTGAENRALAGLSMGGLQTLYAGIQNTDMFAYLGVFSSGWFANNDELSGPQYAFMKEHTEKINSDLDHFFISMGGKEDIAYQNCQVMMKKFDEMGIKYEYSEYPGGHTWPVWRHDLYKFAQLLFKE; encoded by the coding sequence ATGAAAAAACTAAGAATCCACATCGGCGTTTTGGCAATACTCCTAATGTCTTCCATAAAAATTATGGGTCAGGACCCAAACTTCCATATTTATTTAAGTTTTGGTCAGTCAAACATGGAAGGGAACGCTCGTATAGAAGCACAGGACACTATTGATGTAACGGACCGTTTTAAGGTTTTGGCAGCAGTAGACTGTCCGGAACTTAATCGAAAGAAAGGAAATTGGTACACGGCCATACCGCCACTATGCCGTTGTAAAACGGGCCTTACTCCTACAGATTATTTCGGAAGAACAATGGTAGAAAGTTTGCCCGAAAGCATTACAGTTGGGGTCATCAATGTAGCTGTAGGAGGTTGTAAAATTGAACTTTTCAACAAGGATGGTTATGAGGATTATGTCAAAACAGCCCCAGATTGGATGCTGAATATGATTAAGGAATATGACGGAAATCCATATGGTCGTCTTGTAGAGATGGCAAAGATTGCTCAAAAAGATGGTGTTATAAAAGGTATTTTATTACATCAGGGAGAATCGAACACCGGGGACACCCTATGGCCCAAAAAAGTAAAAATAGTATATGACAACCTGCTTAAAGACTTGGGGCTTGAGGCTTCCAAAACACCTTTAATTGCCGGTGAAATGGTACATGCGGATCAAGGCGGTATTTGTTCGAGTATGAACGAAATTGTTGCAACACTTCCAGAAACGATACCCAATGCACATATTGTTTCGTCAAAGGGAGTGCCGGATGCAAAGGATAATCTTCATTTTAATGCCGAAGGCTACCGTATTCTTGGCAGAAGATATGCCATTAAACTATTGAATGCTCTTCGTAATCAGGCCAACAATCCAATTGCCGAAAGGCACGCTCCTAAAGGGTTTGATATGGAAAAATCCGGAATAACGAAAGGTCGTATCGACAGTATTCTGTATGATTCAAAAACGGTCGGTGCTCAGAGGAAAGCGCTCATCTACACCCCTCGAGGTTATTCCAAATCAAAACGCTATCCAGTGTTGTATTTGTTGCATGGTATCGGTGGCGATGAAAAGGAATGGTATAAAAATGGAGCTCCGGCCGCAATTTTGGACAATCTCTATGCGGAAGGAAAATTGGAACCGATGATCGTGGTCATGCCAAACGGTCGCGCCATGAAAAATGACCGGGCCGAGGGTAATATTTTTGCCCAGGATAAAGTGGCCGCCTTTGCCACTTTTGAAAAAGACTTGTTGAACGATTTGATTCCGTATGTAGAGAAAAAATTCAAAGTCTATAAGGATAGGGAGCACCGCGCCATTGCAGGTCTCTCTATGGGTGGTGGGCAAACCCTGAATTTTGGTTTGGGCAATTTGGATACTTTTTCTTGGGTGGGTGCCTTTTCTTCGGCCCCAAATACAAAAATACCTGAAGAATTACTGCCAAATCCTGAAAAGGCTAAAGAATTGGAAGTATTATGGATCAGTTGTGGCAATGCCGACGGTCTGATGCCTTTTAGTAAACGTACGAGTGATTACTTGAGTGCACAAGATGTTCCCCATATCTTTTATGTGGAACCAGGTGGACATGATTTTGAGGTGTGGAAAAATGACTTGTACATGTTTTCTCAATTACTCTTTAAACCGGTTGATAAATCACTTTTCAACAAATACAGCGTACTCGGATTACCAGCAAGCACCAATATAAGAAGGTCGTCCTATCCTCAAATACTGCCGGATAAGCGTGTTATTTTCAAGACCAAGGCTCCGGAAGCAAAACAGCTACAAATAGACCTGGGTAAAAAATACGACATGGAAATAATAGATGATGAAGGTTTTTGGACCGTTACCACAGACTCCATCACAGAAGGTTTTCATTACTATTCCCTGATCATCGACGGGGTAGCGGTCGCGGACCCTGCCAGCGAATCATTTTATGGAATGGGCCGCATGGCCAGTGGAATCGAGATTCCGTTTAAGGGAGATGAATACTACAGCCTAAAGGAGGTTCCCCATGGTGATATTCGCATTAACAAGTACTATTCCAAGGCATCCCGTTCCTGGCGAGAAATGTATGTCTATACGCCTCCGGGGTATGATGGGTCAACCGGTAACTATCCGGTACTCTACCTCTTACACGGCGGTGGCGAAGACCAACGGGGCTGGGCCATGCAAGGGAAGACCAATCTAATATTGGACAATTTAATTGCCGAAAATGAAGCCAAACCGATGATTATTGCCATGTTGGACGGAAATGTTTCCTCTGGCGGTCTCGCCGGATTTAACGAAAATTCACTGAAGGCCTTTGAAAACGAACTAAAGCAAGCAGCGATACCCTTTGTGGAAAACAAATACCGTGTTAAGACAGGAGCCGAAAATAGAGCCTTGGCCGGACTCTCCATGGGTGGATTACAAACACTATACGCAGGCATTCAGAACACGGACATGTTCGCTTATCTGGGTGTTTTCAGTTCGGGATGGTTCGCCAATAACGATGAACTATCCGGTCCCCAATATGCTTTTATGAAAGAGCATACCGAAAAAATCAATAGCGACTTGGACCACTTCTTTATTTCCATGGGAGGTAAAGAGGATATCGCCTATCAAAACTGTCAGGTGATGATGAAAAAATTTGACGAGATGGGAATCAAATATGAGTACAGCGAATATCCAGGAGGACATACATGGCCGGTATGGCGACATGACCTTTATAAATTTGCCCAGCTTTTATTTAAAGAGTAG